Proteins encoded within one genomic window of Acidimicrobiales bacterium:
- a CDS encoding acyltransferase has translation MNRRPDIDNLRSAACFLLLAFHTAMIFDYTPAYHVKNAASFQGFDVFALFVHQWHMPLFFVLAGWSMAAALKRRTPEEVRNERWRRLGIPLLVFGLTECVFIGWIEVRHAHDRTVAANGSPVHIGGVAVTWSHLWFLAYLLTFALLYLPHFAKANARRDEPVVTRRSFVRFVGLMIAIQVLLRWAWPGQQTLVWDWANFAYYSAFFIGGFYVGRFESVDRLVDEHRVVMLRIGLAAELLMLPFFLRVVVVNDASDWLAYLVEMTLSAVAGVGMVIGILGWARRSFTGSGRLHAWARDRAFGVYLVHQGFVVGLGALVIAASWPIAVKFAVTLVTATAATLVVNEALQRIDWLAPAFGRDRAATRRRGAPRTTALPG, from the coding sequence ATGAACCGTCGTCCCGACATCGACAACCTGCGCTCCGCGGCGTGCTTTCTGCTGCTGGCGTTCCACACGGCGATGATCTTCGACTACACACCGGCGTATCACGTGAAGAACGCCGCTTCGTTCCAAGGCTTCGACGTGTTCGCCCTCTTCGTCCACCAGTGGCACATGCCGTTGTTCTTCGTGCTTGCCGGCTGGTCGATGGCCGCGGCGTTGAAGCGTCGCACCCCCGAGGAGGTTCGGAACGAGCGCTGGCGGCGCCTCGGCATCCCGCTGCTGGTGTTCGGCCTCACCGAGTGCGTTTTCATCGGTTGGATCGAGGTGCGTCACGCCCACGACCGGACGGTGGCCGCGAACGGGTCGCCGGTGCACATCGGCGGAGTCGCCGTCACGTGGTCACACCTGTGGTTCCTCGCCTACCTGCTGACGTTCGCGCTGCTGTACCTGCCGCACTTCGCCAAGGCGAACGCCCGCAGGGATGAGCCCGTCGTCACGCGGCGCTCCTTTGTTCGCTTCGTTGGACTCATGATCGCCATCCAGGTGCTGCTGCGCTGGGCGTGGCCGGGGCAGCAGACACTGGTGTGGGACTGGGCGAACTTCGCCTACTACTCGGCGTTCTTCATCGGCGGGTTCTACGTGGGCCGCTTCGAATCCGTCGACCGCCTGGTCGACGAGCACCGCGTCGTGATGCTTCGCATCGGGTTGGCGGCAGAGCTGCTCATGCTGCCGTTCTTCCTTCGCGTCGTCGTCGTGAACGACGCGTCCGACTGGCTGGCCTATCTGGTCGAAATGACGCTGTCGGCCGTGGCGGGCGTCGGCATGGTGATCGGCATTCTCGGGTGGGCGCGCCGCTCGTTCACCGGCAGCGGGCGGCTGCACGCCTGGGCGCGCGACCGTGCCTTCGGGGTGTATCTCGTCCACCAGGGGTTTGTCGTGGGCCTCGGAGCGCTCGTGATCGCGGCGTCGTGGCCCATCGCGGTGAAGTTCGCGGTGACGCTGGTGACGGCAACCGCCGCCACACTTGTGGTCAACGAAGCGCTACAGCGCATCGACTGGCTGGCGCCCGCCTTCGGCCGTGACCGCGCGGCTACCCGTCGCCGCGGAGCGCCGCGAACAACGGCTCTGCCAGGCTGA
- a CDS encoding helix-turn-helix domain-containing protein codes for MAVPNRVGGIVDAALEVFGRLGYSRAQMADVAEAAGVSVGTLYNYVEGKEALLLLCALYAFDPDEATRGPKPLTVASRPRFLAQLRQALDDITQLPALDAALARQGPPAHFVEECTRIVEELFDLIGDHRRGLDALERSARDMPDVAALFYDNVRRGLLRDLTTYVARRAPQLDAAVTARWIVESITWMARHRFGDPDGGRLDAEAVRATTVELITRAISGGTA; via the coding sequence GTGGCGGTTCCGAATCGGGTCGGCGGCATCGTCGACGCCGCCCTCGAGGTGTTCGGCCGGTTGGGCTATTCGCGGGCGCAGATGGCCGACGTGGCCGAGGCCGCCGGCGTATCGGTCGGCACGCTCTACAACTACGTCGAGGGTAAGGAGGCGCTGCTGCTGCTGTGCGCGCTGTACGCCTTCGACCCAGACGAGGCGACCAGAGGTCCGAAGCCGCTCACCGTGGCGTCGCGGCCGCGGTTTCTCGCCCAGTTGCGTCAGGCGCTCGACGACATCACGCAGCTGCCGGCGCTCGACGCCGCGCTGGCACGCCAGGGGCCGCCGGCCCACTTCGTCGAGGAGTGCACCCGCATCGTCGAAGAACTGTTCGACCTCATCGGCGACCATCGGCGGGGGCTCGACGCCCTCGAGCGCTCGGCTCGCGACATGCCCGACGTGGCCGCGCTCTTCTACGACAACGTGCGTCGAGGGCTGCTGCGCGACCTCACGACCTACGTCGCGCGACGCGCCCCGCAACTCGACGCGGCGGTCACCGCGCGCTGGATCGTCGAGTCGATCACGTGGATGGCGCGCCACCGCTTCGGCGATCCCGACGGCGGTCGGCTCGACGCCGAGGCGGTGCGCGCCACCACCGTCGAACTCATCACGCGTGCGATCTCCGGGGGAACCGCATGA
- a CDS encoding AAA family ATPase, whose translation MGDPSLVGRDALVGRMNNAVAAALAGDGRVVLVEGEPGIGKSALLASVCSTAGARGAAVLAGRGDDLERHRPFRALVDALGLPDAFDVPGYRGADRLVSVVEQIAVHSPVVLALDDVHWADVDTVRALRMACRRLRDLPVAIVLAFRSVPRAPELARLVDELLPTATYERVGPLDHASVVEIAASVLGVACGPRLAADLARAGGNPLFLHELLVSLDADGLVHADGELAELEGGASMPPGLAHMISRHVSTLSPATVDLLRVASILGRAFAPGDAARLLERPVASVLPDFAAAVDAGILADDGTRLRFRHDLIREAIYTGVSPSVRAAMHLDAAVALRAAGAPAGEVVPHLELSTELGAAHALDLVREVAEEVRDIAPGPAVRLYERALSATRDPAGRDALLAGMAMPLTAIGRLGDAERIAREVLNRTHDAGLGPRLRGALSQALLRSGRSHDDVNELAALAERPDLEPAERLDRRTDLALALVLDGAAGRAAEMAAANLAVAETLTGADRVRARNLMVATLAAVCTGDVPSALRHGENAMAADLRLARRIPAEFPYGLALLAADRVDEARRALADGRRYELEEGEPTAATMHHWALAGLEYVAGNWDDALAEIESGDAFVAEGVGAPVGLLLPRGLAARIHLHRGDTAAARAELEAGRARFASHGPEAGIDVFFWADATRRAEEGDVAGAASLMQMVWNALGDAKYFLGWSLIVPDLVGWATEADDPKVATAVAEDAAVGAARSGGVPSAVAASLRCQALVEANPALAEKAVALLADSPRRAQFAAAVEQAEPRGAAPRPAKRPTTGWEALTPTELRVVALVALGRTNPQVATELFVSPRTVETHLSHVFAKLGLSSRVELAAAYARRPLQ comes from the coding sequence ATGGGCGACCCCTCGCTCGTCGGGCGCGACGCGCTCGTCGGACGCATGAACAACGCGGTGGCGGCCGCGTTGGCCGGGGACGGCCGCGTCGTGCTCGTCGAAGGGGAGCCGGGCATCGGCAAGTCAGCGCTGCTGGCGTCGGTGTGCTCCACCGCGGGCGCCCGCGGCGCCGCCGTCCTCGCCGGCCGCGGCGACGACCTCGAACGCCATCGGCCGTTCCGGGCGCTGGTCGACGCTCTCGGTCTGCCCGACGCCTTCGACGTCCCGGGCTATCGCGGTGCCGATCGTCTCGTGAGCGTCGTCGAGCAGATCGCGGTGCACTCGCCCGTCGTCCTCGCCCTCGACGACGTGCACTGGGCTGACGTCGACACCGTGCGGGCGCTGCGCATGGCGTGTCGCCGGCTGCGCGACCTGCCCGTCGCAATCGTCCTGGCATTCCGATCGGTGCCGCGGGCTCCGGAACTGGCGCGCCTGGTCGACGAACTGTTGCCCACGGCCACGTACGAGCGCGTCGGCCCGCTCGATCACGCGTCGGTCGTCGAGATCGCGGCGTCGGTCCTCGGTGTTGCGTGCGGACCGCGGCTGGCGGCCGACCTCGCCCGCGCCGGCGGCAACCCGCTGTTCTTGCACGAACTGCTGGTCTCGCTCGACGCCGACGGACTGGTGCACGCCGACGGCGAACTCGCCGAACTCGAGGGCGGCGCTTCGATGCCACCGGGTCTCGCCCACATGATCAGCCGGCACGTGTCGACGCTGTCGCCCGCCACGGTGGACTTGTTGCGGGTGGCGTCGATCCTCGGTCGTGCGTTTGCGCCGGGTGACGCGGCGCGCCTCCTCGAGCGGCCGGTGGCGTCGGTACTGCCGGACTTTGCCGCCGCCGTCGACGCCGGCATCCTCGCCGACGACGGCACCCGACTGCGTTTTCGTCACGACCTGATCCGTGAGGCGATCTATACGGGCGTCTCGCCGTCGGTCCGCGCCGCCATGCACCTCGACGCCGCTGTCGCCCTGCGGGCCGCGGGTGCGCCCGCGGGGGAGGTCGTGCCTCACCTGGAGCTCAGCACGGAGTTGGGCGCGGCGCACGCCCTCGACCTCGTGCGCGAGGTCGCCGAAGAGGTGCGTGACATCGCACCGGGCCCGGCCGTGCGGCTCTACGAACGCGCCCTCAGCGCCACGCGCGATCCCGCGGGCCGCGACGCGCTCCTCGCCGGTATGGCCATGCCGCTCACGGCCATCGGGCGGTTGGGCGACGCCGAGCGCATCGCCCGCGAAGTGCTCAACCGCACGCACGACGCCGGGCTCGGGCCGCGCCTGCGCGGTGCGCTGTCGCAGGCGCTGTTGCGCTCGGGCCGCAGCCACGACGACGTCAACGAGCTGGCGGCGCTGGCCGAGCGCCCCGACCTCGAACCTGCCGAACGCCTCGACCGCCGGACCGACCTCGCGCTGGCCCTCGTGCTCGACGGGGCGGCCGGGCGCGCCGCGGAGATGGCGGCCGCCAACCTCGCAGTCGCCGAGACGCTGACCGGCGCCGACCGGGTGCGGGCGCGCAACCTGATGGTGGCCACGCTCGCCGCGGTCTGTACCGGCGACGTGCCTTCGGCGCTGCGCCATGGCGAGAACGCCATGGCGGCCGACCTGCGCCTGGCGCGGCGCATCCCGGCCGAGTTCCCCTACGGCTTGGCGCTGCTCGCCGCCGACCGCGTCGACGAGGCCCGGCGCGCCCTCGCCGACGGTCGGCGGTACGAGTTGGAGGAGGGGGAGCCCACCGCGGCCACGATGCACCACTGGGCGCTGGCCGGGTTGGAGTACGTGGCCGGCAACTGGGACGACGCGCTCGCCGAGATCGAGTCGGGCGACGCCTTCGTGGCCGAGGGCGTCGGCGCACCGGTTGGCTTGTTGTTGCCCCGCGGCTTGGCGGCGCGTATTCACCTGCATCGCGGCGACACGGCGGCGGCGCGCGCCGAACTGGAGGCGGGGCGCGCTCGCTTCGCGTCGCACGGGCCTGAGGCGGGCATCGACGTGTTCTTCTGGGCGGACGCCACACGGCGGGCGGAGGAGGGCGACGTCGCGGGCGCCGCGTCGCTGATGCAGATGGTGTGGAACGCGCTGGGCGACGCCAAGTACTTCCTCGGCTGGTCGCTGATCGTGCCCGATCTGGTGGGTTGGGCGACGGAGGCCGACGATCCGAAGGTGGCGACGGCCGTGGCCGAGGACGCGGCGGTCGGTGCGGCACGCTCGGGCGGCGTGCCGAGCGCGGTGGCGGCGTCGCTGCGCTGCCAGGCGCTGGTAGAGGCCAATCCAGCGCTCGCCGAAAAGGCCGTCGCCCTGCTGGCCGACAGCCCACGGCGGGCGCAGTTCGCCGCCGCCGTCGAGCAGGCCGAGCCCCGCGGCGCCGCGCCGCGGCCGGCCAAGCGCCCGACGACAGGTTGGGAGGCGCTCACGCCGACGGAGTTGCGGGTCGTCGCCCTGGTCGCCCTAGGCCGCACCAATCCGCAGGTGGCGACGGAGCTGTTCGTGTCGCCACGGACCGTTGAAACGCACCTGTCGCACGTCTTCGCCAAGCTGGGCCTGTCGTCGCGCGTCGAGCTCGCGGCGGCCTACGCCCGCCGACCCTTGCAATAA